Proteins from a single region of Bacteroidota bacterium:
- the gldN gene encoding gliding motility protein GldN produces the protein MKKLLNASKFLWMAAFCTAVALASAQQPTQGNPTLTSGSGGILEPPGGGVLDGVYTPEHLPFRKPIPYVYEREADIMWQKRIWRTIDLREKINHPLYYPDDDLAKRPSLFRILQKGIYTGKINTVFDFDPSTMEFGSTLTVPEIVKTMTEQLAMKDSAGNPLMDSLGNQVYKPDTIRPDKVLQYLIKEDWFFDKQRSVMDVRIIGIAPLIESSDPVSGKFGYKPLFWLYYPAIRNILAQSYCYNPYNDAEWRTFDEVFQKRLFSSYISMESNVYNRTVTAYLPGQGMDQLLESERIKDDIFKFEHDMWHF, from the coding sequence ATGAAAAAATTATTGAACGCATCAAAGTTTTTGTGGATGGCAGCATTTTGCACTGCAGTTGCTCTTGCATCTGCTCAGCAGCCCACGCAAGGCAATCCCACATTAACCTCCGGCTCGGGTGGAATTTTAGAGCCGCCCGGTGGAGGAGTTCTCGATGGAGTGTATACTCCTGAACATTTGCCTTTCAGAAAACCAATTCCCTATGTATACGAACGGGAGGCGGACATCATGTGGCAAAAAAGAATCTGGAGAACAATTGACCTGCGCGAAAAAATAAATCATCCGCTGTATTATCCCGATGATGATTTGGCAAAACGCCCTTCTCTTTTCCGTATTCTTCAGAAAGGAATTTATACAGGAAAGATTAATACAGTTTTTGACTTCGACCCCTCTACTATGGAGTTTGGCAGTACCTTAACTGTGCCTGAAATAGTAAAGACCATGACCGAGCAACTTGCAATGAAGGATTCTGCCGGCAATCCGCTTATGGATTCATTAGGAAATCAAGTATACAAACCCGATACCATCCGGCCCGACAAGGTTCTGCAATATCTGATAAAGGAAGATTGGTTTTTTGACAAGCAGCGTTCGGTAATGGATGTACGCATAATTGGAATTGCTCCTCTTATTGAATCGAGCGACCCGGTAAGCGGAAAGTTTGGCTACAAACCATTATTCTGGTTATACTATCCCGCCATTCGTAACATATTAGCGCAAAGTTATTGCTACAATCCCTATAACGATGCCGAATGGAGAACGTTCGATGAAGTTTTTCAAAAAAGATTATTCAGCAGTTACATATCAATGGAATCGAACGTATACAACCGCACCGTTACAGCATATTTACCCGGGCAGGGAATGGATCAATTGCTGGAATCGGAGAGAATCAAAGATGATATTTTCAAATTCGAGCACGACATGTGGCATTTTTAA
- the gldM gene encoding gliding motility protein GldM, with the protein MSGGGTPRQKMINLMYLVLLALLAMNISKEVLNSFALVNNGLVKTNTTFAAKNEITYNNFELAMLNDPVKVKPYYDRALGVKKRSQEMFDYIETLKVSLVKEVENADSIEVEGKNGKDSIVRIISDVLNMKNKEDNATPTRFFMGTSDAEAEPGTRAFELKEKIKKYKEDLLTYIDTRDRANIRLGLDIANVFNHHENKEVTWENNIFYHNASIAVMCLLTKMQNDVKNGEADIINTLFNRIDVNSFKFDTLSARVNAESKIVLIGDQYRAEIFAAGFSTTANPQIWLGTYDSTTGNIKGPIDSTSVKVSKGVGTYTIAPGAEGTTEYTGIIRMKNPADPKASPRVFPFKGEYKSQKPAIVVSPDKMLVFYAGVDNPVTISVPGIPSEDLRPSMSGGSISGSKGKYTVKVSASTKEATINVSAQVKGGTNRSMGQGVKFRVKPIPPPVATVYGKRNADFIKQGELQFVKAVVPVLDNFDFDVKFQVVSFDVSMNINGLEVSESASGPSMNEKQLSLLKKAKRGNKIYIEKVRVKKPDGIVVDVPGVNLKVT; encoded by the coding sequence ATGTCAGGAGGAGGCACACCGCGGCAGAAAATGATTAATCTGATGTACCTTGTACTATTGGCGCTGCTCGCAATGAATATTTCCAAAGAAGTTCTTAACTCCTTTGCGCTTGTAAATAACGGCTTGGTAAAAACCAACACAACCTTTGCCGCGAAGAACGAAATTACCTACAATAATTTTGAACTCGCAATGCTGAATGACCCTGTAAAGGTAAAGCCCTATTATGACAGAGCATTGGGAGTGAAAAAACGCTCGCAGGAAATGTTTGATTATATTGAAACGCTGAAAGTTTCCCTTGTTAAAGAAGTGGAAAACGCGGACAGCATTGAAGTGGAAGGAAAAAACGGTAAAGACAGCATTGTAAGAATTATCAGCGATGTGCTTAACATGAAAAATAAAGAAGACAATGCAACGCCCACGCGGTTTTTCATGGGCACCTCCGATGCCGAAGCAGAACCCGGCACAAGAGCGTTTGAGTTGAAAGAAAAAATAAAAAAGTACAAAGAGGATTTGCTGACCTATATTGATACCAGAGACAGAGCCAACATCCGCCTGGGGCTTGACATAGCGAATGTATTTAACCATCACGAAAATAAAGAAGTGACCTGGGAGAATAATATTTTCTATCACAACGCTTCCATTGCCGTAATGTGTTTGCTCACAAAAATGCAGAACGATGTAAAGAACGGAGAAGCAGATATTATTAATACACTCTTCAACCGCATTGATGTTAACTCCTTCAAGTTCGATACGCTTTCAGCCCGCGTAAATGCCGAATCAAAAATTGTACTTATCGGAGACCAGTACAGAGCAGAAATTTTTGCAGCGGGATTCAGCACCACTGCCAATCCGCAAATCTGGCTCGGAACGTATGATTCAACTACCGGAAACATTAAAGGTCCCATTGATTCTACTTCGGTAAAAGTTAGTAAAGGAGTAGGAACCTATACCATTGCTCCCGGTGCAGAAGGCACAACGGAGTATACCGGTATTATCCGCATGAAAAATCCTGCCGACCCCAAAGCGTCACCGAGAGTTTTCCCATTTAAGGGAGAATATAAATCTCAAAAACCGGCCATTGTGGTTTCGCCTGATAAAATGCTTGTGTTTTACGCGGGAGTTGACAACCCCGTTACTATTTCAGTTCCGGGAATTCCATCGGAAGATTTGCGTCCGTCTATGTCGGGCGGAAGCATCAGCGGCTCGAAAGGAAAATATACTGTAAAAGTCAGCGCTTCTACCAAAGAAGCAACCATTAATGTGTCTGCACAGGTGAAAGGCGGAACCAACAGGTCAATGGGACAAGGAGTGAAATTCCGCGTTAAGCCAATTCCTCCTCCCGTTGCAACAGTTTACGGAAAACGCAATGCCGATTTTATCAAACAGGGCGAGTTACAATTTGTGAAAGCAGTAGTGCCCGTGCTTGATAACTTCGACTTTGATGTAAAATTCCAGGTGGTATCGTTTGATGTTTCCATGAACATAAATGGATTGGAAGTTAGCGAGTCGGCTTCCGGTCCTTCTATGAATGAGAAACAACTATCTCTTCTTAAGAAAGCAAAAAGAGGAAATAAAATTTACATTGAAAAAGTAAGAGTAAAAAAGCCCGATGGAATAGTAGTGGATGTGCCGGGTGTTAACTTGAAAGTCACTTGA
- the gldL gene encoding gliding motility protein GldL, producing the protein MTFSEFAETKKFKTIMNYIYSLGAAVVIAGALFKIQHWKGADLMLNVGMGTEVFVFTVFAIDPTQVHMELDWSLVYPELKLGADPDKAKDENLSVTEELDNMLEEAKIGPELIESLGSGLKSLSDNTAKLSNLSDASVASNEFTNNMKTASQKIGTLSDAYDKASTSISGSISDLEKASSKTAQALDVITNSTQQQAGTYSEQLKSVSKNLTSLNSAYELQLQNSQENIKAAAKANEGIQKLVSSLEASMQAAQRDAVSYNEHLKKSSGNIQNLNSAYELQLQTMSSANKSYQGFEKAMASLGSTVEDATRFKQQIASLTDNLAALNTIYGNMLTAMSIGRK; encoded by the coding sequence ATGACATTCTCAGAATTTGCAGAGACGAAAAAGTTCAAGACCATCATGAACTACATTTACAGTTTAGGTGCCGCAGTGGTTATTGCAGGCGCTCTATTTAAAATACAGCACTGGAAAGGCGCTGACCTTATGCTTAACGTGGGCATGGGAACCGAAGTGTTTGTGTTTACCGTATTCGCCATTGACCCCACGCAGGTGCACATGGAGTTGGATTGGTCATTGGTTTATCCTGAATTAAAACTGGGCGCAGACCCGGATAAGGCAAAAGACGAAAACCTTTCAGTTACCGAGGAGTTAGACAACATGCTGGAAGAAGCAAAAATAGGTCCTGAACTGATAGAAAGTTTGGGCTCGGGATTGAAAAGTTTGAGCGACAACACGGCAAAACTTTCCAACTTGTCTGATGCCAGCGTTGCCTCAAATGAATTTACCAACAATATGAAAACCGCTTCTCAAAAAATCGGAACTCTTTCCGATGCATATGATAAAGCATCCACATCCATCAGCGGCTCCATCAGCGATTTGGAAAAAGCATCGAGCAAAACCGCGCAGGCGCTTGACGTTATTACCAATTCCACGCAGCAGCAGGCGGGCACTTACAGCGAACAGTTGAAAAGCGTTTCAAAAAATCTTACTTCGCTGAACAGCGCCTATGAACTTCAACTGCAGAATTCGCAGGAGAATATCAAAGCGGCCGCAAAAGCAAACGAAGGAATTCAGAAACTTGTTTCCTCGCTCGAAGCCAGCATGCAGGCAGCGCAGCGCGATGCGGTTTCTTATAACGAGCATCTCAAGAAAAGTTCCGGCAATATTCAAAACCTCAACTCTGCTTATGAATTGCAGTTGCAAACCATGAGCAGCGCAAACAAATCGTACCAGGGTTTTGAAAAAGCCATGGCAAGTTTGGGTTCAACGGTGGAAGATGCCACCCGTTTCAAACAACAGATTGCTTCACTCACCGATAATCTTGCTGCCTTAAATACCATTTACGGAAACATGCTTACCGCAATGAGCATTGGCAGAAAATAA
- a CDS encoding SUMF1/EgtB/PvdO family nonheme iron enzyme yields MKKILFAGLSVLFLAACDSGDHGELIGVQGRDPWFQPDPYGTLYCPMGSYHMGQSDQDIPYNYTQKAKMVSVQAFYMDQTEISNNEYRQFVNWVRDSLARELLGTLDEEKWRNKLDEYGAEREAAYEDKGYSLNWSERLDYGDKDEEVRNALADMYLPVKERFYTKKEFDTRKFNFLYYRIDLRKAARKVNRFQPNKSTDPNDPNRSFINGTGHPAFNDMDSASSKDALGYYMIDNKAPKKDRSVFIVKDVINVYPDTLAWVHDFTYSFNEPMTNNYFWHPAYDDYPVVGISWKQARAFCVWRTQYMDSYLRMIGHTIVNDFRLPTESEWEYGARGGLDMSPYPWGGPYIRNARGCFLGNFKPMRGSYIDDGGFHTVHIFSYSPNEWGFYNMAGNAAEWTSNAFEEDAYDMDHDLNPDYVYEPTEDEKYQSVRQRKVIRGGSWKDVGFYLQTSTRTYEYQDTAKCYIGFRCVMTYLGRAKGDDPTAQEGAKLGVK; encoded by the coding sequence ATGAAAAAGATTCTTTTCGCTGGATTGTCGGTGCTGTTTCTTGCCGCCTGCGATTCGGGCGACCACGGAGAATTGATTGGCGTGCAGGGCAGAGACCCCTGGTTTCAACCCGACCCTTACGGAACATTGTATTGCCCGATGGGAAGTTATCACATGGGACAGAGCGACCAGGATATTCCCTACAACTACACGCAAAAAGCAAAGATGGTTTCTGTTCAGGCGTTCTACATGGACCAGACAGAAATTTCAAACAACGAGTACCGCCAGTTTGTTAACTGGGTGCGCGACTCTCTTGCGCGCGAATTGCTCGGAACATTAGACGAAGAAAAATGGAGAAATAAATTAGATGAATACGGAGCGGAGCGCGAAGCGGCTTATGAAGACAAAGGATATAGTTTGAACTGGTCGGAGCGTTTGGATTATGGCGACAAAGATGAAGAGGTAAGAAATGCGCTCGCGGATATGTATCTTCCGGTGAAAGAACGGTTTTATACCAAAAAAGAATTTGACACCCGCAAGTTTAATTTTCTTTATTATAGAATTGATTTGAGAAAAGCCGCGCGGAAAGTAAACCGTTTCCAGCCGAATAAATCTACTGACCCGAATGACCCCAATCGTTCCTTTATAAATGGTACTGGTCACCCGGCATTTAACGATATGGATTCTGCTTCGTCAAAAGATGCGCTCGGCTATTATATGATTGACAACAAAGCGCCCAAAAAAGACCGGAGCGTTTTCATTGTGAAAGATGTAATTAATGTTTATCCCGACACGCTCGCATGGGTGCATGATTTTACGTATTCATTCAATGAGCCCATGACGAATAATTATTTCTGGCATCCTGCCTACGATGATTATCCTGTTGTTGGAATTTCATGGAAGCAGGCGCGCGCCTTCTGCGTGTGGAGAACCCAGTACATGGATAGTTACCTGCGAATGATCGGGCATACTATTGTAAATGATTTCCGCCTCCCCACCGAATCGGAATGGGAATATGGCGCCCGCGGAGGATTGGATATGTCACCCTATCCGTGGGGCGGTCCGTATATCCGCAACGCACGCGGATGTTTTCTCGGAAACTTCAAACCCATGCGCGGAAGTTATATTGACGATGGAGGATTTCACACCGTGCATATTTTTTCTTATTCACCCAACGAATGGGGCTTTTACAACATGGCAGGAAACGCTGCAGAGTGGACCAGCAATGCATTTGAAGAAGATGCGTATGATATGGACCATGATTTGAACCCTGACTATGTATATGAACCAACCGAAGATGAAAAATACCAATCCGTTCGCCAGCGAAAAGTTATTCGTGGCGGCTCGTGGAAAGATGTAGGGTTTTATCTTCAAACCAGCACCCGAACATACGAATACCAGGATACCGCTAAATGTTACATAGGTTTCCGATGCGTTATGACGTATCTCGGACGTGCAAAAGGCGATGATCCCACTGCACAAGAAGGAGCAAAACTCGGTGTGAAATAA
- a CDS encoding type IX secretion system membrane protein PorP/SprF, producing MRKILLSLSLSFAAMLAFAQQDPQFSQNMFIKLPINPGFAGTNGAICATAAYRTQWVGFPGAPKSILFTADAPVAALHGGAGLTVINDKLGNFNFIQARGAYSFHKPIGQTGLLGIGLELGILQTSVQYNWLAPDGTNGQSDNAIPAAALGKMTYDLGLGAYYRTDQLFVGISSSHLPQQSIQAKKFDYQAARHYYVLAGYDFILSSKIKLCPSVHVKSDAAVTTFDANLRLIYNDMLWLGASYRLQDAIVPLVGFAWSPNARSTLKIGYAYDFGISGLKTYHSNTHEILLNYCVKLAPKSKTQSHINPRFLR from the coding sequence ATGAGAAAAATTTTACTGTCGCTTAGTTTATCTTTTGCAGCAATGCTCGCCTTTGCTCAGCAAGACCCGCAGTTCAGCCAGAACATGTTTATCAAACTTCCGATTAATCCCGGCTTTGCAGGAACCAATGGCGCTATTTGCGCTACTGCCGCTTACCGCACGCAATGGGTGGGATTTCCCGGTGCGCCCAAGTCCATTTTATTTACTGCCGATGCTCCCGTTGCCGCGTTGCATGGCGGAGCCGGATTAACGGTGATAAATGATAAACTCGGAAACTTTAATTTCATTCAGGCGCGCGGTGCGTATTCTTTTCATAAGCCAATCGGGCAAACCGGATTGCTCGGCATCGGGCTTGAGTTGGGAATTCTTCAAACCTCTGTTCAATACAACTGGCTTGCTCCCGATGGAACGAACGGGCAAAGCGATAATGCAATTCCTGCAGCCGCTTTGGGAAAAATGACATACGATTTGGGTTTAGGCGCGTATTACAGAACCGACCAGTTGTTTGTGGGAATTTCTTCTTCGCATCTTCCGCAGCAAAGCATCCAGGCTAAAAAATTTGATTACCAGGCAGCGCGCCATTACTATGTGTTAGCCGGATATGATTTTATTCTTTCAAGCAAAATAAAACTTTGTCCTTCGGTGCATGTGAAAAGTGATGCCGCAGTTACCACCTTCGATGCAAACCTTCGCCTTATATATAATGATATGTTATGGCTTGGCGCATCCTACCGCCTGCAGGATGCCATTGTTCCGCTGGTGGGATTTGCATGGAGCCCCAATGCAAGGTCAACCCTGAAAATAGGATATGCGTATGATTTCGGAATTTCAGGATTAAAAACATATCACAGCAACACGCATGAAATACTTCTTAACTATTGCGTGAAACTTGCTCCCAAATCCAAAACACAAAGTCATATCAACCCAAGATTTTTGAGATAA
- a CDS encoding T9SS type A sorting domain-containing protein translates to MKKNYILFLLAAFIGFSAQAQVINSGINPMPVKNLIHKTGNPSAMTTDTLRPPSFGSPVMCDTAPVYYTLDSKAPNDTGYAFGNNVYGETMCAEKYYATGTVSEVLVWYGYKTGTTGSTSVKLYSIDATTKGPSATVLGTSAVVTTASVTLTPYTTYTFSASVSVTGSFAAAVVFPTTAGDTVAVVSTKLGCSTADSLSYEDFPTFGGWLNTKAAFGVNLDLYILPVGTLTLTTGVKNEYSTSGLSLLGAYPNPANEFTNIKYRVDAPATVSAVVFDLTGRVLFSSSENLSEGTHELKVPLKNLSAGNYYYTIRTDKGTLTSKFSVAK, encoded by the coding sequence ATGAAAAAAAATTACATTCTTTTTCTGCTTGCAGCATTCATTGGCTTTTCTGCGCAGGCGCAGGTAATTAATTCCGGAATTAATCCAATGCCTGTGAAAAATCTTATTCACAAAACCGGAAATCCTTCGGCAATGACAACCGATACATTGCGTCCTCCTTCTTTCGGCTCGCCCGTAATGTGCGATACGGCTCCGGTGTATTATACGCTGGACTCGAAAGCCCCCAATGATACCGGATACGCTTTCGGTAATAATGTATATGGAGAAACTATGTGCGCTGAAAAATATTACGCAACCGGAACAGTGAGTGAAGTGCTGGTGTGGTACGGATATAAAACAGGAACTACCGGAAGCACATCCGTAAAACTTTATTCTATTGATGCAACCACTAAAGGGCCTTCGGCTACTGTGTTGGGCACAAGCGCGGTTGTAACCACTGCAAGCGTTACCCTCACGCCTTATACCACATATACCTTTTCTGCTTCTGTTTCTGTGACAGGTTCATTTGCGGCAGCAGTTGTTTTTCCAACTACCGCAGGAGATACAGTTGCGGTTGTATCAACTAAACTGGGATGCAGCACTGCCGATTCATTATCATATGAGGACTTTCCTACTTTTGGCGGGTGGTTGAATACTAAAGCAGCTTTTGGCGTTAACTTGGATTTATATATTCTTCCGGTAGGAACATTAACGCTTACCACAGGCGTGAAGAATGAATATTCCACTTCCGGATTAAGTTTGCTTGGCGCATATCCGAACCCGGCAAATGAATTTACAAATATCAAATACCGGGTGGATGCTCCTGCTACTGTGTCGGCAGTTGTTTTTGATTTAACCGGCCGTGTGCTTTTCAGTTCATCTGAAAATCTGAGCGAGGGCACGCACGAACTAAAAGTTCCGCTGAAAAATCTTTCCGCAGGAAATTATTATTACACTATTCGAACAGATAAAGGAACGCTCACCAGCAAATTTTCGGTGGCGAAATAA
- a CDS encoding T9SS type A sorting domain-containing protein, which produces MKKIYTLLLAVGFVAATGFAQQAAHPSSKMVQKSSATAKQTGPVSSSNVADFTPTIWDDNAGKPGTVLGTGTAFTVAQVDTSVAALKQIGSPIEAIYNTVGVFSSAVTIPANHIFWAGFTMNYASGDSAGLVTSKDATPGDAPGTTGDFPQAQNYTFEQWSDNSWNSFNDGTTNTWGLDIANAIFPAVTLTSGADTLTVHLNISTGVTPTIYKSGGGGYVSGQNNYSDIAKVQKFDSTMGVTSGGTINSILFWFGAKIGGGAAVNNLSSNLLSVSATPNPAFDVTTIRYELNESENVSLSIVDLSGKEVFSQAQGTKAQGKHQVKVDVSNFNSGMYFYTLTAGNYKMTGKMSVVK; this is translated from the coding sequence ATGAAAAAAATTTACACATTACTTTTAGCAGTTGGTTTTGTTGCAGCAACCGGTTTTGCGCAGCAGGCAGCACATCCTTCAAGCAAGATGGTTCAGAAATCTTCAGCAACTGCAAAACAAACAGGACCTGTTTCCTCTTCAAATGTTGCTGACTTTACGCCCACCATTTGGGATGATAATGCCGGCAAACCCGGTACTGTGCTGGGCACCGGAACTGCTTTTACGGTTGCGCAAGTTGATACTTCTGTGGCCGCATTAAAGCAAATAGGTTCACCTATTGAAGCAATCTATAATACGGTGGGAGTTTTTTCTTCTGCGGTTACTATTCCGGCTAACCATATATTTTGGGCGGGCTTCACTATGAATTATGCATCGGGAGATTCTGCCGGATTGGTTACATCCAAAGATGCCACTCCCGGAGATGCGCCCGGAACAACAGGAGATTTTCCACAGGCGCAGAATTATACATTTGAACAGTGGAGTGATAACTCGTGGAATTCTTTTAATGATGGCACAACGAATACATGGGGATTAGATATTGCGAATGCTATTTTTCCTGCTGTAACACTCACCTCGGGTGCCGATACATTAACGGTTCATCTTAATATTTCAACCGGAGTTACTCCAACCATTTATAAATCGGGTGGCGGAGGGTATGTTTCCGGCCAGAATAATTATAGCGATATTGCAAAAGTTCAAAAGTTTGATTCCACCATGGGAGTAACTTCCGGTGGAACGATTAACAGCATTCTTTTCTGGTTTGGCGCGAAAATAGGAGGCGGTGCGGCAGTGAATAATTTATCTTCCAACCTGCTTTCTGTTTCCGCTACTCCCAATCCTGCTTTTGATGTTACTACTATTCGATATGAATTGAACGAATCTGAAAATGTTTCCTTATCTATTGTTGACCTTAGCGGAAAAGAAGTTTTCTCACAGGCGCAGGGAACAAAAGCGCAAGGCAAACATCAAGTCAAAGTAGATGTTTCAAATTTTAATTCCGGAATGTATTTTTATACGCTCACTGCCGGAAATTATAAAATGACGGGCAAGATGAGCGTGGTGAAATAA